In the genome of Harmonia axyridis chromosome 4, icHarAxyr1.1, whole genome shotgun sequence, the window aaatgttcttcaatatttcaaaagttTGAAAACTTATAAAAATAAAGTATTGTGAAATCatgaaaaacataaataagtcACTTGGATTTAATATACAAATTGTTCATAGATTCTcaacttgataaatgaatatttacatACCTCTGAATGCTACTcccaaaaattcataattcttTTCAAAAGATAAGGTATTATCATCACAGTCTAAAATAACTCTGATTCTCTCTCCaacctaaaaattgaaaatgagaataaaaaaaatcagaaaactaTATCATAGGCTCCACTTCAAATACTGTCAccactgatattttttcatctaTATAGGTAGGTGCTCTCATTAAAATTGACTTAAACTCATATCGGAACTGAGAATGATTTTGTGAAAGTCTACATATGAAAACTCTCCAACTAAACCTTTCACAAAAACTTAAGCATTACTCTCATCACAATTCAACATTCaaagaaattttctttcaaaaatataattgagaTTCATACTAAATAATTTTCATGCATAAAAATGGGAATCCTGATGAGGTGAGGTGTGGACCCAAGTAGAATAAAGACCAACAATTGCTTTGTTTTAATGAATACACAAACCTGGTATTTTGGTGCATTATTTAATAAAGGATAATTTCCCTGAGCATCTCCATTATGTAAAAGATGATTATCAACCAGATTCCACCCCCAACTTTGATCATCTGTCCCTAATAAAGCCACATAGCCATGGCATTGTAATGGGGAATCCTTAGTTGCTATTCCTATAACAGCAACTGTTCCCAAGGGCCCTTCCCAAATGACTTCCCATGCATGTCTACCATGTCTAAAACCAATTTTACCTACAAAATACATTTCAGTTTGAAAGATAGACTCcaataatgttgaaaatattgctgttgATTTAGAAATTTTGTCACCTCTTGCAGCATCAGTACTTTGTGCTACTGGATTCCGATGCAATGTAAACCCATTAGGtttaatataaatattcctAGAACAGTCATTTGGGTTCCATGCATGATGAAATGCACGCAGTTTCGCTTTGTAAGTAGGAACAGACGATAATAAATCTGATTTCAAAGCTTCTTCTGCAAGTTTTCTAATGCAGTGTAACCTCCATAcatcattattttcatcattcaaGAATT includes:
- the LOC123678118 gene encoding F-box/SPRY domain-containing protein 1, with translation MEMDGIISLHDNVLEVIFSFLSLHDLRNCSLVCKRWYEFLNDENNDVWRLHCIRKLAEEALKSDLLSSVPTYKAKLRAFHHAWNPNDCSRNIYIKPNGFTLHRNPVAQSTDAARGKIGFRHGRHAWEVIWEGPLGTVAVIGIATKDSPLQCHGYVALLGTDDQSWGWNLVDNHLLHNGDAQGNYPLLNNAPKYQVGERIRVILDCDDNTLSFEKNYEFLGVAFRGLPDKKLYPTVSAVYGNTEVSMVYLGPPLDG